One segment of Choristoneura fumiferana chromosome 26, NRCan_CFum_1, whole genome shotgun sequence DNA contains the following:
- the LOC141443108 gene encoding uncharacterized protein, protein MLKFIFVLVLFGHSTCYGDTSESDWRSRGWYRPRRNYPSQSQSQNAFGIRTGASENQKPETSFSQNQGSFGNSFNQRQTSSTFGDFGQRYQTQNEGSYNQSSKRNPFQSNGLQSQTTSFGTNNAQNYQNGNTFGAKNSGSSLENGFNSNAQIQNSFETSFSNSKLNYAQNIQNQNSFGFGVQPRNQNSFRTSQNQNSFGNSFTQNTQNQNAFRANYNQQAQTQNSFLSYQNAQSQNAFGSYSQSAQRQSTFGSSFAQNPFPYQNVTNNFNIGSSSSSFGRSENIFKGPDYLPPYIAPGYLPSKDPTTTTRRPFYTTTTTRRPFYTTTTTRRPFYTTTTTRRPFYTTTTTRRPYYTTTTTRRPFYTTTTLQPAMTPTSIVYLQPILLLLLPTTRPNTTTTTTTTPRPTTTTTTTPPPTTTTTTTTPRPTTTTTTTTNNNNNTPTNNYHYNNNTPTNNYHNNNNNTRPTTTTTTTTTTPDNNQQQ, encoded by the exons atgttaaagttCATCTTCGTCTTAGTTTTGTTCG GACACAGTACATGCTACGGCGACACCAGTGAATCAGATTGGAGGAGTCGAGGCTGGTACAGGCCTCGGCGGAACTATCCTAGTCAAAGCCAGAGTCAAAACGCCTTTGGCATAAGAACCGGTGCTTCCGAAAACCAGAAACCAGAAACAAGTTTTAGCCAGAATCAGGGCTCATTTGGAAACAGCTTCAACCAGAGACAGACCTCAAGCACATTTGGTGACTTTGGACAAAGATATCAAACTCAGAATGAAGGAAGTTACAATCAAAGTTCTAAGCGAAACCCGTTCCAGAGTAATGGATTACAATCTCAGACTACATCTTTTGGAACAAATAATGCCCAAAATTATCAAAATGGGAACACATTTGGTGCAAAAAACAGTGGAAGCTCATTAGAAAATGGCTTCAATTCAAATGCACAAATTCAAAACTCATTTGAAACGAGTTTCAGTAATTCTAAACTAAATTATGCGCAGAATATTCAGAATCAAAATTCATTTGGGTTTGGCGTTCAACCTCGAAATCAAAATTCGTTTAGAACTAGTCAAAATCAGAATTCGTTTGGGAATAGTTTTACGCAGAATACTCAGAATCAAAATGCTTTTAGAGCTAACTATAACCAACAAGCTCAAACTCAGAATTCATTTTTAAGTTATCAGAATGCCCAAAGTCAAAATGCGTTTGGGAGTTATAGTCAAAGTGCTCAAAGACAGAGTACATTTGGGTCTTCTTTTGCTCAGAATCCATTTCCATATCAAAACGTTACAAACAATTTCAACATAGGCAGCTCTAGTTCAAGCTTTGGTAGGAGTGAGAACATTTTTAAAGGTCCCGATTATCTTCCACCATACATAGCCCCTGGTTACTTACCATCTAAAGACCCTACAACGACCACTAGACGTCCTTTttacactactactactacaagACGTCCATTTTACACCACAACTACTACTAGAAGACCATTTTACACCACAACTACTACTAGAAGACCATTTTACACCACAACTACTACTAGAAGACCATATTACaccactactactactagaAGACCATTTTATACAACCACTACTCTACAACCAGCTATG ACACCTACCAGCATCGTATACCTCCAACCAATCctattactactactaccaACCACCCGACCCAACACAActactacaacaacaacaacaccccGACCAACAACTACCACTACAACAACCCCTCCACCAACTACTACTACAACCACAACAACACCCCGACCAACAACTAccactacaacaacaacaa acaacaacaacaacaccccGACCAACAACTACCACTACAACAACAACACCCCGACCAACAACtaccacaacaacaacaacaacacccgACCAACAACTAccactacaacaacaacaacaacccccgacaacaaccaacaacaa
- the LOC141443164 gene encoding coagulation factor IX-like, which produces MLVEETPKTTTTKVPPFNPYKAPKYLPPENTTSVPPSPAMAVPVPSEPECDPLDPKTYPYPLVIGIDERAAQDPCTYVPVRTTTKKPFVGPGYLPPVAARVGRSPKTLRLGDVEGARPVWHVGLYTKTTAPYKQICGGSIVRMDVVITAAHCVWNDDTLLEPAENYAVGGNKIYRPWTEPHDKRAQQSDIREIIVPPRYRGGKTSFQDDIAILRLVTPFSYARGLRPVCVSFDDDFDAEQLSEGNSGTVAGWGYTDDIGSPTQFLLWLELPYVDIEKCIAGADDAFLKYITSDKICAGENHTGKALCKGDSGGGLVFWHSEGDLVTPYLRGVASASARADNKECNVNVVGGFTQVTAHRRFLQQHVPDIDQNCRYHYFN; this is translated from the exons ATGTTAGTAGAAGAAACACCAAAAACAACCACAACAAAAGTGCCACCTTTCAATCCATATAAAGCTCCGAAGTACCTCCCTCCCGAAAACACCACATCAGTACCACCATCTCCAGCAATGGCCGTGCCAGTGCCATCAGAACCAGAATGCGACCCCTTGGACCCTAAAACATACCCATACCCCCTTGTAATTGGAATCGACGAACGTGCCGCCCAAGATCCTTGCACGTATGTTCCTGTGAGAACAACTACTAAGAAGCCCTTCGTTGGTCCTGGGTACTTACCACCAGTGGCCGCGAGGGTCGGAAGGTCGCCGAAGACCCTGAGATTGGGTGATGTGGAAGGCGCGAGACCGGTGTGGCATGTTGGGCTGTATACGAAGACCACGGCGCCGTATAAGCAGATTTGTGGGGGGTCCATCGTGAGAATGGATGTAGTTATAACAg CCGCTCACTGCGTCTGGAACGATGATACACTCCTGGAGCCGGCAGAGAACTACGCGGTCGGAGGCAACAAGATCTACCGCCCGTGGACAGAACCCCACGACAAGAGAGCGCAGCAATCAGAC ATCAGAGAAATCATAGTTCCACCTCGTTACCGCGGTGGCAAAACGAGTTTCCAAGACGACATTGCTATTCTGCGGCTGGTCACACCATTCAGCTACGCACGGGGACTGCGGCCCGTCTGCGTGAGTTTTGACGACGACTTCGATGCGGAGCAGCTGTCAGAAGGGAACAGTGGCACG gtcGCAGGCTGGGGCTACACGGACGACATCGGCTCGCCGACCCAGTTCCTGCTGTGGCTGGAGCTGCCCTACGTCGACATAGAGAAATGTATCGCGGGCGCCGACGACGCCTTCCTCAAGTACATCACCAGCGACAAGATCTGCGCGGGAGAGAACCACACTG GCAAAGCCCTCTGCAAAGGCGACAGTGGCGGCGGCCTGGTGTTCTGGCACAGCGAGGGCGACCTCGTCACGCCGTACTTGCGCGGCGTGGCGTCGGCCTCCGCACGCGCCGACAACAAGGAGTGCAACGTTAACGTGGTGGGGGGGTTCACGCAGGTCACCGCACACCGCCGCTTCTTGCAGCAACACGTGCCCGACATCGACCAGAACTGCAGATACCATTACTTCAATTAA